The Drosophila bipectinata strain 14024-0381.07 chromosome 2L, DbipHiC1v2, whole genome shotgun sequence genome has a segment encoding these proteins:
- the Ent2 gene encoding equilibrative nucleoside transporter 1, producing MAESKSEKSPFIGKQAGPAPVTLNPSWESKLPPLESKPTASTGILGLPIPKDKYKIVFFIFLLHGLGTLLPWNMFITAKSYFEDFKLGNGTVSDVNYKTNFMQNLGFASQIPNVLFNWLNIFVSFGGDLTSRIVYSIIVELIILLVTIVLAMVDSSEWPGVFFWSTMVCVVLINICNGIYQNTIYGIAATLPIKYTGAVVLGSNICGCFTSVLIMVYQTFDSKRTQAIYYFVTAILVLLLCFDTYFALPLNKFFRHYESLSHDSEKKTESRQQLNVPYWQIFKKASPQLLNIYLTFFVTLGVFPAVQSNIHRSDPDFIIDSDRFVLVTCFLTFNVFAMLGSLTTSWVQWPKPRFLWLPVVLRLAFLPLFIMCNYVPPDKTRTLAVFIDNDWIFWGMGILMAYSSGYLSSLGMMYAPQSVAAKYQTTAGMFAAAMLITGIFSGIMFSYLPPVLVV from the coding sequence ATGGCCGAAAGCAAATCGGAGAAGTCGCCGTTTATCGGGAAGCAGGCGGGTCCGGCTCCGGTGACTTTGAATCCCTCATGGGAATCCAAGCTGCCGCCCCTGGAGAGCAAGCCAACCGCGTCCACTGGAATTCTGGGACTACCTATCCCCAAGGACAAGTACAAAATCGTGTTTTTCATCTTTTTGCTGCACGGCTTGGGAACGCTGCTCCCGTGGAACATGTTCATCACGGCCAAGAGCTATTTTGAGGACTTCAAGCTGGGAAACGGTACGGTTTCGGATGTTAACTATAAGACCAATTTCATGCAGAACCTGGGCTTCGCCTCCCAAATCCCCAACGTTCTGTTCAACTGGCTGAACATCTTCGTCAGCTTCGGCGGCGACCTGACCAGCCGCATCGTCTACAGCATCATCGTGGAGCTGATCATTCTGCTGGTGACCATTGTGTTGGCCATGGTGGACTCGTCCGAGTGGCCGGGCGTCTTCTTCTGGTCGACCATGGTGTGCGTGGTGCTGATAAACATCTGCAACGGCATCTACCAGAACACCATCTATGGAATTGCAGCTACCCTTCCGATTAAGTACACCGGAGCCGTTGTCCTGGGATCGAATATTTGCGGATGCTTCACGTCTGTGCTCATCATGGTCTACCAGACGTTTGACTCGAAACGGACCCAGGCCATCTACTACTTTGTCACGGCCatcctggtgctgctgctctgCTTCGACACGTACTTTGCCCTGCCCCTGAACAAGTTTTTCCGCCACTACGAGAGCCTCAGCCACGACAGCGAAAAGAAGACGGAGTCCCGGCAGCAGTTGAACGTTCCCTACTGGCAGATCTTCAAGAAGGCATCGCCGCAGCTGCTGAACATTTACCTAACCTTCTTCGTGACTCTGGGCGTGTTCCCGGCCGTCCAGTCGAATATCCATCGATCGGATCCAGACTTTATCATCGACAGTGACCGCTTTGTACTCGTCACCTGCTTCCTAACCTTCAACGTGTTCGCCATGCTGGGCAGTCTGACCACGTCCTGGGTGCAGTGGCCCAAGCCGAGGTTCCTGTGGCTGCCGGTGGTGCTGCGTCTGGCCTTCCTCCCCCTGTTCATCATGTGCAACTACGTGCCCCCAGACAAGACACGCACCTTGGCCGTGTTCATCGACAACGACTGGATCTTCTGGGGCATGGGTATTCTGATGGCCTACTCCTCCGGCTACCTCAGTTCGCTGGGCATGATGTATGCCCCCCAATCGGTGGCTGCCAAGTACCAAACAACGGCTGGAATGTTCGCCGCCGCCATGCTGATCACGGGCATCTTCTCCGGCATTATGTTCTCGTATCTGCCACCCGTATTGGTCGTTTAG
- the Trmt6 gene encoding tRNA (adenine(58)-N(1))-methyltransferase non-catalytic subunit TRM6 yields MSTPSIQLGDYIVIQRQKYTKLQKFGSLDTTATLGKETLELKSLLDQPYGSTFKMCVKETKPGKRGAQRQHALELCSETELRSTRELLGISSSGADNRDICDDGEAQALKPSDIEQLREECNGSSKIIEKLVENSKTFHARTEYSQEKYLRKKEKKYFEFVQIRQPTIRLLVDIFYRQDAEKIMGIRVDTLSQIISYSGVCGFGSYLLYESGTNGLLPAAMLNSIGAGTEGTLVHMRPGNVPQKQALLALKLPLEQQQRCVSVNLYSVLREFYQGGESKESEVPATEPSEVETQETQPETPTEEQPENIEPSTKKPKLDDNQNGPKGPLRWQLENKKAAALMHAKFDSLVLAAKEHPSNILEALLPLVKPSRPVVVFGTCKELLQETYMELKATGKVTGLHLTSNWLRTYQILPNRTHPEVNMSGNSGYLLTGYTLK; encoded by the exons ATGTCCACCCCCAGCATACAGCTGGGCGACTACATAGTCATCCAGCGTCAGAAGTACACGAAACTGCAAAAGTTCGGCAGCCTGGACACCACGGCCACGCTGGGAAAGGAAACCCTCGAGCTGAAATCCCTGCTGGACCAGCCCTATGGCTCTACTTTCAAAATGTGCGTCAAGGAGACGAAACCGGGTAAACGGGGGGCCCAGCGCCAGCACGCCCTTGAACTGTGCAGCGAGACGGAGCTCCGGAGCACACGGGAACTGCTGGGAATCTCCAGCAGCGGAGCCGACAACCGGGATATCTGCGACGACGGAGAGGCGCAGGCCCTCAAGCCCTCTGACATTGAACAGCTTCGGGAGGAGTGCAATGGATCCAGCAAGATCATCGAAAAGCTGGTGGAGAACTCGAAGACTTTCCATGCCCGCACAGAGTACTCCCAGGAGAAGTACCTGCGGAAGAAGGAGAAGAAGTACTTTGAGTTTGTCCAAATCCGCCAGCCTACCATTCGCTTGTTGGTCGACATATTCTACAGACAGGATGCCGAGAAGATAATGGGCATCCGAGTGGACACGCTCTCACAAATCATTTCCTACTCGGGCGTTTGCGGCTTTGGAAGCTATCTCCTTTACGAAAGCGGCACCAACGGGCTTTTGCCGGCTGCCATGTTGAACTCGATCGGAGCGGGAACGGAGGGAACCCTAGTGCACATGCGTCCTGGAAAtgtgccacaaaaacaggCTCTTTTGGCGCTTAAACTGCCCCTAGAACAACAGCAGAGGTGCGTTTCCGTAAATCTGTACTCCGTTCTGAGGGAATTCTATCAGGGAGGAGAATCTAAGGAATCGGAGGTACCTGCGACGGAACCCAGTGAGGTGGAGACTCAGGAAACTCAGCCGGAAACACCAACGGAAGAGCAACCAGAGAACATTGAACCTAGCACCAAGAAGCCCAAGCTAGATGACAATCAAAATG GGCCCAAAGGACCCCTCCGATGGCAGTTGGAAAATAAGAAAGCCGCCGCTCTGATGCATGCCAAATTCGACAGCTTAGTACTGGCCGCCAAGGAGCATCCGTCCAACATTCTTGAAGCGCTGCTGCCCCTCGTTAAGCCGTCCCGACCCGTGGTGGTGTTCGGCACATGCAAAGAGCTCCTGCAAGAGACGTACATGGAGCTGAAGGCAACCGGAAAGGTGACAGGACTGCATCTAACTTCCAATTGGCTGCGCACATACCAAATCCTGCCGAACCGCACTCACCCAGAGGTGAACATGAGCGGGAACAGTGGCTACCTGCTGACGGGCTACACGCTAAAATAG
- the COX5BL gene encoding cytochrome c oxidase subunit 5B, mitochondrial, which translates to MSSYISRWLKAPSASKRLISHLTQREGKLSSLLRRLGLQPQSGGNAAAGPRPISTTQVQKSVLIDDDELVTGIQKREIQLAKQGCTDPWGIGRVVRRGSGRENDPTVVPSAFDHRLVGCICLDDRFAKWMWIEKDEGPKRCECGHYFVLKNVPGI; encoded by the exons ATGTCGTCGTACATTTCGCGTTGGCTGAAGGCTCCTTCCGCCTCCAAGCGTCTCATCTCGCATTTGACTCAGCGCGAAGGTAAGCTCAGTTCCCTGCTGCGTCGCCTTGGATTGCAGCCGCAGTCGGGTGGCAATGCAGCAGCAGGACCGCGTCCCATCTCCACCACTCAGGTGCAGAAGTCTG TGCTCATTGATGATGATGAGCTGGTGACCGGTATTCAGAAACGGGAGATTCAGCTGGCCAAGCAGGGATGCACTGATCCCTGGGGCATTGGCCGGGTCGTTCGTCGTGGCTCTGGACGCGAGAATGATCCTACTGTAGTGCCATCGGCTTTCGATCACCGTCTGGTGGGCTGCATCTGTCTGGACGACCGCTTCGCCAAGTGGATGTGGATTGAGAAGGATGAGGGGCCGAAGCGCTGCGAGTGCGGCCACTATTTTGTGCTTAAGAATGTTCCCGGAATCTAA
- the COX5B gene encoding cytochrome c oxidase subunit 5B, mitochondrial yields MASICGRMAIRAAARQNVAYTPVRFCKMMNDPLEHATGIEKRELLAKAAGNDNPFDMKVFKRGAGTKENPNLIPSAFDARIVGCICEEDQTYVQWMWLQKGNQKRCECGHWFKLVEKAAV; encoded by the exons ATGGCATCGATCTGTGGACGCATGGCGATTCGTGCCGCCGCACGCCAGAATGTTGCATACACGCCCGTGCGTTTCTGCAAAA TGATGAACGATCCATTGGAGCACGCCACCGGTATCGAGAAGCGAGAGCTGCTGGCCAAGGCCGCTGGCAACGATAACCCCTTCGACATGAAGGTCTTCAAGCGGGGAGCCGGTACCAAGGAGAACCCCAACCTGATTCCATCGGCCTTTGATGCCCGTATTGTGGGCTGCATCT GCGAAGAGGATCAGACCTACGTGCAATGGATGTGGCTGCAGAAGGGCAACCAGAAACGCTGCGAGTGCGGACACTGGTTCAAGTTGGTGGAGAAGGCCGCTGTTTAa
- the IFT52 gene encoding intraflagellar transport protein 52 homolog, which translates to MSNKPVICFDTSKNERFQLSDNYKMLHRKLKVNWSVEQNDAELRKERLAKVKVFVLAGPQDRFTEDEFEVLKHYVEVQGGSLLVLLGEGGEAEFNTNVNFFLEQYGIYINGDNVVRPHYYKNFHPKECTVGGGVVCESMWRHLLKLDIEKVDYDFSDEKYKIHFQYPYGATLNVSEPANVLLTTGPVVYPFNRPLAGYYTNGKGGKILALGSGYIWHDKYLQDKTNDAMLEYLLKLLGGEEISYTHLDFNDVEISDNKNFTDLAFLADMPKACLIDSIGSEMPTDFKQMFDMNLCSLSNRLLKDVMDTYEQLHVKYEPLKIIKPQFEIPLPSLQLATFPPIFSEPPAPPLELYDLDETFSGARSQLAHMTGQCLQALQSKEPQRRALNQRELENYVKECARITAIVDERQDMAAREILNIVARQIASYRPYAED; encoded by the exons ATGTCTAATAAGCCGGTTATTTGCTTTGATACTTCTAAAAATGAACGTTTTCAATTATCTGACAACTACAAGATGTTACATCGCAAACTTAAGGTCAACTGGAGTGTCGAACA AAACGATGCTGAACTCAGAAAGGAGCGCTTGGCAAAAGTGAAAGTTTTCGTCCTTGCCGGTCCCCAGGATCGGTTTACCGAGGACGAGTTTGAGGTTCTGAAGCACTATGTAGAGGTGCAAGGAGGCAGTTTATTGGTGCTCCTGGGCGAAGGTGGAGAGGCAGAGTTCAATACCAATGTTAACTTCTTCCTGGAGCAGTATGGAATCTACATCAATGGGGACAACGTGGTGCGACCCCATTACTACAAGAATTTTCATCCCAAGGAGTGTACCGTTGGCGGAGGCGTGGTGTGCGAGTCCATGTGGAGACACCTTCTAAAACTGGACATAGAAAAAGTGGATTACGATTTCAGCGACGAGAAGTACAAGATACACTTTCAATATCCCTACGGGGCTACTCTGAATGTTTCCGAACCAGCGAATGTCCTACTGACCACTGGTCCCGTGGTATATCCTTTCAATCGTCCCCTGGCTGGGTATTATACCAATGGAAAAGGCGGCAAGATTCTGGCTTTGGGCTCTGGATATATTTGGCATGATAAGTATCTACAGGACAAAACCAACGATGCCATGTTGGAGTATTTGCTGAAGCTACTGGGAGGAGAGGAGATCAGCTATACTCATTTGGATTTTAATGATGTGGAG ATCAGTGACAACAAGAACTTTACGGACCTGGCCTTCCTCGCCGACATGCCCAAGGCCTGCCTGATCGACTCCATTGGCTCCGAGATGCCGACGGACTTTAAGCAAATGTTCGACATGAATCTATGTTCTCTGAGTAATCGGCTGCTTAAGGACGTAATGGACACCTACGAGCAGTTGCACGTAAAGTACGAGCCCCTGAAGATAATCAAGCCGCAGTTTGAGATACCGCTGCCCAGTCTCCAGTTGGCCACATTTCCGCCCATCTTCAGTGAACCGCCTGCTCCGCCGCTGGAGCTGTACGATCTTGACGAGACGTTCAGTGGAGCCCGCTCCCAGTTGGCCCATATGACGGGCCAGTGTCTGCAGGCCCTGCAGtccaaggagccccagcgcagggctcTCAACCAGCGGGAATTGGAGAACTACGTTAAGGAGTGCGCCCGGATTACGGCCATTGTGGACGAGCGACAAGATATGGCCGCCCGCGAGATTCTCAACATAGTGGCCCGGCAGATAGCCAGCTACAGGCCGTATGCGGAGGATTAG